One genomic segment of Streptomyces sp. RKND-216 includes these proteins:
- a CDS encoding amidase, whose amino-acid sequence MTAPEKRTTVHTFRDDALGEHDAVGLAEAIRRGEVGAAEVARDAAARVGDARALNAVQADLDVPARSSGGGGAFAGVPSFVKDNVDYLGLPTGHGSGAFVPRIARRHAPFGEQFLSTGVTVLGKTRLPEFGFNATTEFEDEEPVRNPWHTDYSAGGSSGGSAALVAAGAVPVAHANDGGGSIRIPAACCGLVGLKATRGRLVANEQSRPLPIDVVNDGIVSRSVRDTAAFLAAAETHWRNPKLPPLGLVEGPSERRLRIGLLAESPTGVPIDAATGAAVTETAAALERLGHTVEPVRVAVDPRFTQDFLTYWGMLAFLIAVTGRRLGTGFDHRRMDGLSRGLRADYLRAMHRTPAVLRRLKRSQEGYAAAFRGLDLILSPVLAHTTPRLGRLSPAVPYDTLIQRITAYVAFTPLNNVVGTPSLSLPAARATDEGLPIGVMFSARPGGERALLDVAFALEADRPWRRIQDVVPAS is encoded by the coding sequence GTGACGGCTCCGGAGAAGCGGACCACGGTGCACACGTTCCGGGACGACGCCCTCGGCGAGCACGACGCCGTCGGGCTCGCCGAGGCGATACGGCGCGGCGAGGTCGGCGCGGCCGAGGTGGCGCGGGACGCGGCGGCGCGGGTCGGGGACGCCCGCGCCCTGAACGCCGTTCAGGCGGACCTCGACGTCCCGGCCCGCTCGTCCGGTGGTGGCGGCGCGTTCGCCGGGGTGCCCAGCTTCGTCAAGGACAACGTCGACTACCTGGGGCTGCCGACCGGGCACGGCAGCGGGGCGTTCGTGCCCCGGATCGCGCGTCGGCACGCGCCGTTCGGCGAGCAGTTCCTGAGCACCGGTGTCACGGTGCTGGGCAAGACCAGGCTGCCGGAGTTCGGCTTCAACGCGACCACCGAGTTCGAGGACGAGGAACCCGTCCGCAACCCCTGGCACACCGACTACTCGGCGGGCGGCTCGTCCGGTGGTAGCGCGGCGCTGGTCGCGGCCGGCGCGGTGCCGGTCGCGCACGCCAACGACGGCGGCGGATCCATCCGCATCCCGGCCGCCTGCTGCGGACTGGTCGGGCTCAAGGCCACCCGCGGCCGCCTCGTGGCGAACGAGCAGAGCAGGCCGCTGCCCATCGACGTCGTCAACGACGGCATCGTGAGCCGCTCCGTACGCGACACCGCCGCGTTCCTCGCCGCCGCCGAGACGCACTGGCGCAACCCGAAGCTGCCACCGCTGGGCCTGGTCGAAGGGCCCTCCGAGCGGCGGCTGCGCATCGGGCTGCTCGCCGAGTCGCCGACCGGCGTCCCGATCGACGCCGCCACCGGGGCGGCCGTGACGGAGACGGCCGCCGCACTGGAGAGGCTCGGACACACCGTCGAACCGGTGCGCGTCGCCGTGGACCCGCGGTTCACGCAGGACTTCCTGACCTACTGGGGCATGCTGGCCTTCCTCATCGCCGTCACCGGGCGCAGGCTCGGCACCGGCTTCGACCACCGTCGCATGGACGGACTCAGCCGGGGGCTGCGCGCCGACTACCTCCGGGCCATGCACCGGACGCCGGCCGTGCTGCGACGGCTCAAGCGGTCCCAGGAGGGCTACGCGGCGGCGTTCCGGGGCCTCGACCTCATCCTGAGCCCCGTCCTCGCCCACACCACACCCCGGCTCGGCAGGCTCAGCCCCGCCGTCCCGTACGACACGCTCATCCAGCGGATCACCGCGTACGTGGCGTTCACCCCGCTGAACAACGTCGTGGGCACGCCGTCGCTCTCCCTGCCCGCGGCCAGGGCCACGGACGAGGGGCTGCCGATCGGGGTCATGTTCTCCGCCCGGCCGGGCGGAGAACGCGCCCTGCTCGACGTCGCCTTCGCCCTGGAGGCCGACCGGCCCTGGCGGCGCATCCAGGACGTCGTCCCGGCGAGCTGA
- a CDS encoding ion channel — protein sequence MPILVARFVQALRSRVHGWRAALAVGLFVFGTSWLAMWLAEPGSNAITDPQNYWWYFLVTGSTVGYGDFFPETGAGHVVGGYVIVGGIATLTILFTELASHIQSVRGKRMKGVVALDLTEHIVILGYHPGRTERIVQELLLEERVRELVLCAWDDVPQHPMPEQDGVLFVRGDLRDADVLKRACVDRAATVVIDARDDNEALALAVAVDHLRPEVHMVAALHDMNRAAHLRYVSPTVQCVQWHVPNLLTEEALDPGITEVYADLMSSRGEGNTYSVRLPEALGGQQFGACQQQFGRDFGATVIAVRQDGSMKVSPPWDAPLRAGAVLYYLAAERIDESRLAARSR from the coding sequence GTGCCGATCCTCGTCGCCCGGTTCGTCCAGGCGCTGCGCTCCCGCGTGCACGGGTGGCGGGCGGCGCTCGCGGTCGGCCTGTTCGTGTTCGGCACCAGCTGGCTGGCGATGTGGCTGGCCGAGCCCGGGTCGAACGCGATCACCGATCCGCAGAACTACTGGTGGTACTTCCTGGTCACCGGATCGACGGTCGGATACGGCGACTTCTTCCCGGAGACGGGCGCCGGTCACGTGGTCGGGGGCTATGTCATCGTCGGCGGAATCGCCACTCTCACCATCCTCTTCACCGAGCTGGCGAGCCACATCCAGTCCGTCAGGGGGAAGCGCATGAAGGGCGTCGTCGCTCTCGACCTCACAGAGCACATCGTCATCCTCGGCTACCACCCGGGCCGCACCGAGCGGATCGTCCAGGAGCTGCTGCTGGAGGAACGCGTCCGTGAACTCGTGCTGTGCGCCTGGGACGACGTGCCGCAGCATCCGATGCCGGAGCAGGACGGCGTCCTGTTCGTGCGCGGCGACCTGCGCGACGCGGACGTGCTGAAACGGGCCTGCGTGGACCGTGCCGCGACGGTGGTGATCGACGCCCGGGACGACAACGAGGCGCTCGCCCTGGCCGTCGCCGTCGACCACCTGCGTCCGGAGGTGCACATGGTGGCGGCGCTGCACGACATGAACCGCGCCGCGCACCTGCGGTATGTGAGCCCGACGGTCCAGTGCGTGCAGTGGCACGTGCCGAACCTGCTGACCGAGGAGGCACTCGATCCGGGTATCACCGAGGTGTACGCGGACCTGATGAGCAGCCGCGGCGAGGGCAACACCTACTCGGTGCGGCTGCCGGAGGCCCTGGGCGGACAGCAGTTCGGCGCCTGCCAGCAGCAGTTCGGCCGCGACTTCGGCGCCACGGTGATCGCCGTGCGGCAGGACGGCTCCATGAAGGTCAGCCCGCCGTGGGACGCCCCGCTGCGCGCCGGAGCGGTGCTGTACTACCTCGCCGCGGAGCGCATCGACGAGAGCCGCCTGGCCGCCAGGAGCCGCTGA
- a CDS encoding RNA 2'-phosphotransferase: MNPQRDVRISKYLSRHLRHDPGRIGLVLDAHGWTPVEALLRAAADHDFPFTRAELQHVVAANDKQRFALDAVGDRIRAQQGHSVEVDLGLPDAAPPEWLYHGTVARFLDAVRTEGLRPMSRHDVHLSPDRETAQRVGARRGRPLVLAVAAGEMHREGHTFRQSGNGVWLTEAVPSHYLRMREPEGPPAPTRQA; the protein is encoded by the coding sequence GTGAACCCCCAGCGCGACGTGCGCATCTCGAAGTACCTCTCACGGCATCTGCGCCACGATCCCGGCCGGATCGGCCTCGTCCTCGACGCGCACGGCTGGACCCCGGTCGAGGCACTGCTGCGGGCCGCCGCCGACCACGATTTCCCCTTCACCCGCGCCGAGCTGCAACACGTGGTGGCCGCGAACGACAAGCAGCGGTTCGCCCTCGACGCCGTCGGCGACCGCATCCGCGCCCAGCAGGGCCACTCGGTCGAGGTCGATCTCGGGCTGCCCGACGCCGCGCCACCGGAGTGGCTCTACCACGGCACGGTCGCCCGCTTCCTGGACGCCGTCCGCACCGAGGGCCTGCGCCCGATGAGCCGCCACGACGTGCACCTCTCCCCGGACCGGGAGACCGCCCAACGCGTCGGTGCGCGCCGGGGCCGCCCGCTCGTACTGGCGGTGGCAGCCGGGGAGATGCACCGCGAGGGCCACACCTTCCGGCAAAGCGGAAACGGCGTGTGGCTTACCGAAGCCGTGCCGTCCCATTACCTGCGGATGCGCGAGCCCGAAGGGCCACCGGCACCGACCCGTCAGGCGTGA
- a CDS encoding class I SAM-dependent methyltransferase yields MESRAAVIADQTTEHTTTDRITDRITDYWDAAATTYDEEPDHGLRDAGTRDAWARRLLEWVPGPAGSVLDAGCGTGSLSLLLAEAGHVVTGVDAASGMVWRAREKAETAGVRARFLLGEAGDPPVGDRAFDTVLARHVVWTLPDPHRALRRWVSLLRPGGRLVLVEGRWRQSAATDAAPYVAGAARALPWHGGVGAEELAEAVSPLVTAVRTVPLSGEVALWGRPVDDERYALIADV; encoded by the coding sequence ATGGAGAGCCGAGCCGCCGTCATCGCCGACCAGACCACCGAACACACCACCACCGACCGCATCACCGACCGCATCACCGACTACTGGGACGCCGCTGCCACGACCTACGACGAGGAGCCGGACCACGGCCTCCGCGACGCCGGGACGCGGGATGCCTGGGCGCGGCGACTCCTGGAGTGGGTGCCGGGGCCGGCCGGTTCGGTGCTGGACGCCGGCTGCGGCACGGGCTCGCTGTCGCTGCTGCTGGCGGAGGCCGGGCATGTGGTCACCGGAGTCGACGCGGCGTCGGGGATGGTGTGGCGGGCCCGGGAGAAGGCGGAGACGGCCGGCGTGCGGGCGCGGTTCCTGCTGGGCGAGGCGGGCGACCCCCCGGTCGGTGACCGGGCCTTCGACACCGTGCTGGCGCGGCACGTGGTGTGGACGCTTCCCGACCCGCACCGGGCGCTGCGGCGCTGGGTCTCCCTGCTGCGGCCCGGCGGGCGGCTGGTGCTGGTCGAGGGCCGCTGGCGGCAGTCCGCGGCCACCGACGCCGCGCCGTACGTCGCGGGAGCGGCGCGGGCGCTGCCGTGGCACGGGGGAGTCGGTGCGGAGGAACTCGCCGAGGCGGTCAGCCCGCTGGTCACCGCCGTCCGGACGGTACCGCTGAGCGGCGAGGTCGCGCTGTGGGGCCGCCCGGTCGACGACGAGCGTTACGCACTGATCGCCGACGTCTGA
- a CDS encoding LLM class flavin-dependent oxidoreductase, with the protein MRLSTCILPVHRWHEGGRERWTRAEELGFHAAYTYDHLSWRVPFRDGPWFGAVPTLTAAAGVTSRLRLGTLVTSPNFRHPVTLAKELLTLDDVSGGRVTLGVGAGGTGFDATALGQEPWTPRERADRFAEFVTLLDQLLTGDATTYRGTYYSAHEARNIPGCVQRPRLPFAVAATGPRGLRLAARHGQAWVTTGDPKVVAAPDATPQASLAAVERQVARLGETCAEEGRDPADLHRIMLVGFTPDPLLDSVDAFVDFAGRHAAAGIDEIVLHWPIPGTRFEADPDVFARIATEAPAQL; encoded by the coding sequence ATGCGACTGAGCACGTGCATCCTCCCGGTCCACCGCTGGCACGAGGGAGGCCGGGAACGGTGGACGCGGGCCGAGGAACTCGGCTTCCACGCGGCCTACACCTACGACCACCTGTCCTGGCGGGTCCCCTTCCGGGACGGCCCCTGGTTCGGTGCCGTGCCCACCCTGACCGCCGCGGCCGGTGTCACCTCCCGGCTGCGCCTCGGCACGCTGGTGACCTCGCCGAATTTCCGCCACCCCGTCACCCTCGCCAAGGAGCTGCTGACCCTCGACGACGTCAGCGGCGGCCGTGTGACGCTGGGCGTCGGCGCCGGCGGTACCGGCTTCGACGCCACCGCGCTCGGCCAGGAGCCGTGGACGCCGCGCGAACGGGCCGACAGGTTCGCCGAGTTCGTCACCCTGCTCGACCAGCTGCTGACCGGTGACGCGACCACTTACCGCGGCACGTACTACTCCGCGCACGAGGCGCGGAACATCCCCGGCTGCGTACAGCGCCCCCGGCTGCCGTTCGCCGTCGCCGCCACCGGGCCCCGCGGCCTGCGGCTCGCCGCCCGTCACGGGCAGGCCTGGGTGACGACCGGGGACCCCAAGGTCGTCGCCGCCCCCGACGCCACCCCTCAGGCCTCGCTCGCCGCCGTGGAACGGCAGGTCGCACGTCTCGGGGAGACCTGCGCCGAGGAAGGACGCGACCCGGCCGACCTGCACCGGATCATGCTCGTCGGCTTCACTCCCGACCCGCTGCTCGACTCCGTCGACGCCTTCGTGGACTTCGCCGGGCGGCACGCGGCGGCCGGCATCGACGAGATCGTGCTGCACTGGCCGATCCCCGGCACCCGCTTCGAGGCCGACCCGGACGTGTTCGCCCGCATCGCCACCGAGGCGCCCGCCCAGCTCTGA
- a CDS encoding MerR family transcriptional regulator has translation MEDLAHLSGATVRTIRSYADRGLLPRPERRGRANLYGDAHLLRLRQIAELLDRGYTLASIRELLEAWDSGRGLSGVLGLAAEVAGPWSDEEPQRLTRRDLNALFGGTPDEAAVREAVRLGVLVPAPGEAGEDVYVAPSPQELAVAAELHAAGVPLSAVAGHLRELRTQVEHIAERFLTFADRHVFADYLAGSGPPTDAEAAEVAGLVRRLRPLARQAVDAELARAMQVLSARTLRAHLRTTTGQPDAGGPPMAGFAGTGAAESSGRPEADAPPAAREPQEREPQDRHPPQDGRTTPVHLPAATVARVRDMVGEGNVAAFVAAATEREAAARMMDDLAHRRRR, from the coding sequence ATCGAGGACCTGGCGCATCTGAGCGGCGCCACCGTCCGCACCATCCGGTCCTACGCCGACCGGGGGCTGCTGCCGCGGCCCGAACGGCGCGGCCGGGCGAACCTGTACGGGGACGCGCACCTGCTGCGGCTGCGGCAGATCGCGGAACTCCTGGACAGGGGCTACACGCTGGCCTCGATCCGCGAGCTGCTGGAGGCGTGGGACTCCGGCCGCGGACTGAGCGGCGTGCTGGGGCTGGCAGCGGAGGTCGCCGGTCCGTGGAGCGACGAGGAGCCGCAGCGGCTCACCCGGCGCGACCTGAACGCCCTCTTCGGCGGCACGCCCGACGAGGCGGCCGTGCGGGAGGCCGTACGCCTGGGGGTACTGGTTCCCGCCCCGGGGGAAGCGGGCGAGGACGTGTACGTCGCCCCCAGCCCGCAGGAGCTCGCGGTGGCGGCCGAGCTGCACGCGGCAGGAGTGCCGTTGTCCGCGGTCGCCGGGCACCTGCGGGAGTTGCGCACCCAGGTCGAGCACATCGCCGAGCGGTTCCTGACCTTCGCGGACCGGCACGTCTTCGCCGACTACCTCGCGGGGAGCGGCCCACCGACGGACGCGGAAGCGGCGGAGGTGGCCGGTCTGGTGCGCCGGCTGCGTCCGCTGGCCCGGCAGGCGGTCGACGCGGAACTCGCCCGCGCCATGCAGGTGCTCTCCGCCCGCACCCTCCGGGCCCACCTGCGGACGACGACGGGACAGCCGGACGCGGGCGGCCCACCGATGGCGGGCTTCGCGGGGACCGGCGCGGCCGAGAGCAGCGGTAGGCCGGAAGCCGACGCCCCACCGGCGGCGCGAGAACCACAGGAGCGGGAACCACAGGACAGGCACCCGCCACAGGACGGGCGGACGACACCCGTCCACCTCCCCGCAGCGACGGTCGCCCGCGTCCGCGACATGGTCGGCGAGGGCAACGTCGCGGCATTCGTGGCCGCGGCGACGGAACGTGAGGCGGCAGCCCGGATGATGGACGACCTCGCCCACCGACGCCGGCGCTAG